In a single window of the Suttonella indologenes genome:
- a CDS encoding IS256 family transposase has product MMQHFDFNEALKAIQAGKPITGSDGVLAPLIKQLTEAALSAEIESYLGQNLNSNNRRNGYSKKTVKSTLGSFELETPRDRNGEFEPVLVKKHQTKLSPEIDNRILSLFSHGMSYSAIKEHISEIYQLEVSEAAISSITDQLIPQLKVWQSRALDSVYPIVWLDAIHYKVKDEGRYVNKAVYTLLALNTEGHKELIGLYCSESEGANYWLFVLMDLHNRGVEDILIACVDGLKGFPEAIEAIFPNTEVQLCVIDQIRNSIRYIASKEQKAFMCDLKPVYKAVNKESAELALDELDRLWGSKYPAVIASWREKWHLLSAYFKYPEAVRKPIYTTNTVEALHRQFRKLTKTKGAFPNENSLLKLLYVAMLNAGEKWTRPINNWGQTMMQLSIHFPGRLDKVMSL; this is encoded by the coding sequence ATTATGCAACACTTTGACTTTAACGAAGCTTTAAAAGCCATCCAAGCAGGTAAGCCCATCACAGGCAGTGATGGGGTCCTAGCCCCGCTTATTAAACAACTTACTGAAGCAGCTTTATCAGCTGAAATAGAAAGTTATCTTGGGCAGAATCTCAATAGTAATAACCGCCGTAACGGTTACAGTAAAAAGACGGTCAAATCGACACTTGGCAGCTTCGAACTTGAAACTCCTCGTGACCGCAATGGAGAATTTGAGCCTGTCTTAGTCAAGAAACACCAAACTAAGCTCAGCCCTGAAATAGACAATCGTATCTTATCGCTGTTCTCGCACGGGATGAGCTATAGCGCTATCAAAGAGCACATTAGCGAGATTTATCAGCTTGAGGTTTCAGAAGCTGCCATCAGCAGTATCACCGACCAACTTATCCCACAACTTAAAGTCTGGCAATCCAGAGCACTGGATAGCGTTTATCCTATCGTATGGCTTGATGCTATTCACTATAAGGTCAAAGATGAGGGACGCTATGTCAATAAAGCAGTCTATACACTGTTAGCCCTCAATACTGAGGGGCATAAAGAGCTTATTGGACTTTACTGCTCTGAAAGTGAGGGCGCCAATTATTGGCTGTTTGTGCTGATGGATTTACACAATCGTGGCGTAGAAGATATTCTTATTGCCTGTGTTGATGGTTTAAAAGGCTTCCCTGAAGCCATTGAGGCGATATTTCCTAATACCGAGGTACAGTTGTGCGTGATTGATCAAATCCGTAACAGTATTCGTTACATAGCCAGCAAGGAGCAAAAAGCCTTTATGTGTGATTTAAAGCCTGTGTATAAGGCGGTTAATAAAGAATCTGCCGAATTGGCCCTTGATGAACTCGACAGACTCTGGGGCAGTAAATATCCTGCGGTGATAGCTTCTTGGCGAGAGAAATGGCATTTACTATCGGCTTATTTTAAGTACCCTGAGGCAGTCAGGAAGCCCATTTATACCACCAATACGGTTGAAGCGCTACATCGCCAGTTTCGTAAGTTGACTAAAACTAAAGGTGCTTTCCCCAATGAAAACAGCTTGCTTAAATTACTATATGTGGCTATGTTAAATGCCGGTGAGAAATGGACAAGACCTATCAACAATTGGGGACAAACTATGATGCAGTTGTCTATCCATTTCCCCGGGCGCTTAGATAAGGTGATGAGCCTTTGA